One genomic region from Vanacampus margaritifer isolate UIUO_Vmar chromosome 2, RoL_Vmar_1.0, whole genome shotgun sequence encodes:
- the LOC144043630 gene encoding somatostatin receptor type 2-like, translated as MDSWIFPSSLPNMSVQLMYDSFLPVNESDPQRNDTDQSFNRTSTVVITCMYFLVCTMGLCGNALVIYVILRYAKMKTVTNIYILNLAVADVLFMLGLPFIAIQLALVHWPFGPVLCRVVMTVDSLNQFTSIFCLTVMSVDRYLAVVHPIRSTKWRKPRMAKTINVAVWGVSLMVNLPIVIYSGIITKHDGCFCTIVWPEPQEAYYTAFMFYTFILGFFLPLLVICLCYLLIIIKVKSSGIRVNSSSKRRRSERKVTRMVSIVVAVFVLCWLPFYVFNVTSVTGTLSTTPVLRSVFAFVVVLGYANSCANPILYAFLSENFKKSFQNVLCLKKVGGLDEAERSDSRQDKSRMIADPTETQSTLLNCDLQTSI; from the coding sequence ATGGACTCCTGGATTTTCCCATCATCCCTTCCGAACATGTCGGTGCAGCTCATGTACGACAGCTTCCTGCCGGTGAACGAGTCAGACCCACAGAGGAACGACACGGACCAGAGCTTCAACAGAACCAGCACGGTGGTCATCACCTGCATGTACTTCCTTGTGTGCACCATGGGCTTGTGCGGGAACGCCCTGGTCATCTACGTCATCCTGCGTTACGCTAAGATGAAGACGGTCACCAACATCTACATCCTCAACTTGGCGGTGGCCGACGTTCTCTTCATGCTGGGCCTGCCCTTCATTGCCATCCAGTTGGCGCTGGTCCACTGGCCGTTCGGCCCGGTGCTGTGCCGGGTGGTGATGACTGTTGACTCCCTCAATCAGTTCACCTCCATCTTCTGCCTGACTGTGATGAGCGTCGACCGCTACCTGGCCGTAGTGCATCCCATCCGCTCAACCAAGTGGCGCAAGCCCCGCATGGCCAAGACCATCAACGTGGCGGTGTGGGGGGTGTCCCTCATGGTCAACCTTCCCATCGTCATCTACAGCGGCATCATCACCAAACACGACGGCTGCTTCTGCACCATTGTGTGGCCCGAGCCTCAGGAAGCCTACTACACCGCTTTCATGTTCTACACCTTCATCCTAGGCTTCTTCCTGCCCCTCCTGGTCATCTGCTTGTGCTACCTGCTCATCATCATCAAGGTCAAGTCGTCGGGCATCCGTGTCAATTCCTCGTCCAAGCGGCGACGCTCGGAGAGGAAGGTGACGCGCATGGTTTCCATCGTGGTGGCTGTTTTCGTCTTGTGCTGGCTGCCCTTCTACGTCTTCAACGTCACCTCGGTGACGGGCACACTCAGCACCACGCCGGTGCTGCGCAGCGTCTTCGCCTTTGTGGTGGTGCTGGGCTACGCCAACAGCTGTGCCAACCCCATCCTTTACGCTTTCCTGTCAGAGAACTTCAAGAAGAGCTTCCAGAATGTTCTGTGTCTCAAGAAGGTTGGCGGGTTAGACGAGGCCGAGCGCAGTGACAGCCGCCAGGACAAGTCCCGAATGATAGCTGACCCCACAGAAACCCAAAGTACTCTGCTGAATTGTGACCTGCAAACCAGTATCTGA